A genomic window from Sulfurimonas paralvinellae includes:
- the groES gene encoding co-chaperone GroES — MNFKPLGDRVLVQRVEETNTTASGIIIPDNAKEKPSEAKVVAVSSEVEDVKVDDIVVFGKYSGTDLTLDGKEYLVLDTSDILGIKA, encoded by the coding sequence ATGAATTTCAAACCACTAGGTGATAGAGTTTTAGTGCAGAGAGTCGAAGAGACAAATACAACTGCAAGTGGTATTATCATCCCTGACAATGCGAAGGAAAAACCTTCAGAAGCAAAAGTAGTCGCAGTATCAAGCGAAGTAGAAGATGTAAAAGTAGATGATATAGTTGTTTTTGGTAAATACTCCGGTACTGATCTTACACTCGACGGAAAAGAGTATCTTGTTTTGGATACTTCAGACATTCTTGGAATAAAAGCGTAA
- a CDS encoding patatin-like phospholipase family protein has protein sequence MKEKTISLVLGSGGARGITHIGIIKWLEENGYEIKSISGCSMGALVGGFYAAGKLDAYAQWLENIDVLDMLKLLDFKGSGGFVSGTRLMQKLQELIGEHNIESLPIKFTAVATDIDTQKEVWINEGPLLDAIRASISLPLFFTPFTYKGKRVVDGGVLNPVPIAPTFHDATDLTISVNLGGEAMQKPLLEKEEKSQKSFKNIIDNYLNRISLPDSFIKENGMYAVANRSFETMQSSIARMKLAAYPSDVEIDIPINLCGTFEFNRAKELIEYGYNICETIDELKEHNGKSI, from the coding sequence GTGAAGGAAAAAACTATCTCTCTCGTTCTTGGCAGTGGCGGTGCACGGGGCATCACACACATTGGCATAATTAAGTGGCTTGAAGAGAACGGTTATGAGATAAAATCTATCTCCGGCTGTTCTATGGGTGCACTCGTTGGCGGTTTTTATGCTGCCGGCAAGCTCGATGCCTATGCCCAGTGGTTAGAGAACATAGATGTACTCGATATGCTTAAACTCCTTGATTTTAAAGGAAGCGGTGGTTTTGTATCGGGGACAAGACTTATGCAAAAACTCCAAGAGCTTATAGGTGAGCACAATATCGAAAGTTTGCCTATTAAATTCACAGCCGTCGCTACTGATATAGATACCCAAAAAGAGGTCTGGATAAATGAAGGCCCTCTTCTTGATGCTATACGTGCCTCCATCTCTTTGCCTCTTTTCTTTACCCCTTTTACCTACAAAGGTAAACGTGTTGTAGATGGCGGTGTACTAAATCCTGTACCGATTGCGCCAACCTTTCACGATGCTACAGATCTCACGATATCTGTCAATCTTGGTGGTGAAGCCATGCAAAAGCCTCTCCTTGAAAAAGAAGAAAAATCGCAAAAATCATTCAAGAACATCATCGATAATTATCTCAATAGAATTTCACTTCCTGACTCTTTTATAAAAGAAAACGGCATGTATGCCGTAGCGAACAGATCGTTTGAGACGATGCAAAGCAGCATCGCACGAATGAAACTAGCAGCTTATCCGTCCGATGTGGAGATTGACATTCCCATTAATCTTTGCGGGACATTTGAGTTTAACAGAGCAAAAGAGCTGATAGAATACGGCTACAATATCTGTGAAACCATTGATGAACTAAAGGAGCATAATGGAAAATCCATTTGA
- the groL gene encoding chaperonin GroEL (60 kDa chaperone family; promotes refolding of misfolded polypeptides especially under stressful conditions; forms two stacked rings of heptamers to form a barrel-shaped 14mer; ends can be capped by GroES; misfolded proteins enter the barrel where they are refolded when GroES binds): MAKEIIFSDNARNKLARGVEKLTDAVKVTMGPRGRNVLIQKSYGSPVITKDGVSVAREVELADKLEDMGAQLVKEVASNTADEAGDGTTTATVLANAIFSEGLRNITAGANPVEVKRGMDKASEAILANLKASSKAIKDKNEIAQVATISANSDEEIGNMIAEAMEKVGQDGVITVEEAKGIVDELDVVEGMQFDRGYLSPYFITNTEKMTAEIENPWILLVDSKINSLKDLLPVLEQVQKTNRPLLIIAEDVEGEALSTLVVNKLRGVLNISAVKAPGFGDRRKAMLQDIAILTGGTVISEETGLTLEGANIDMLGQASRVVIDKDNTVIVDGSGSKEAVETRVKEIRTQMEATTSEYDKEKLQERLAKLSGGVAVIKVGAATETEMKEKKDRVDDALSATKAAVEEGIVIGGGAALVRAAAKVSLDDLEGDQKIGAEIILRAVKAPVKQIAKNAGYDTGVVVNAIENAESETIGFNAANGEYVDMFEAGIIDPLKVERVALTNATSVSSLLLTTEAAIFELPKEEAAAPDMGAGMPPQMGMPGMM, encoded by the coding sequence ATGGCAAAAGAGATAATTTTTTCAGACAATGCAAGAAATAAACTGGCACGCGGAGTTGAAAAACTCACAGATGCGGTAAAAGTGACAATGGGGCCACGCGGTCGTAATGTTTTGATTCAAAAATCATACGGCTCACCGGTAATTACAAAAGATGGTGTTTCCGTTGCGCGTGAGGTAGAGCTCGCTGACAAACTAGAAGATATGGGTGCACAGCTTGTTAAAGAGGTGGCATCAAACACTGCTGATGAAGCAGGTGACGGTACTACAACTGCAACGGTACTGGCAAATGCAATCTTCTCTGAGGGTCTTAGAAACATTACAGCAGGTGCGAATCCTGTTGAAGTAAAACGTGGTATGGACAAAGCGAGTGAAGCCATCTTAGCAAATCTCAAAGCAAGTTCAAAAGCCATCAAAGATAAAAATGAGATCGCACAGGTTGCTACAATCTCTGCAAACTCTGATGAAGAGATTGGAAATATGATCGCAGAGGCGATGGAAAAAGTCGGGCAAGACGGTGTTATCACTGTTGAAGAGGCAAAAGGTATCGTTGATGAGCTTGATGTAGTTGAAGGTATGCAGTTCGATCGTGGATATCTAAGTCCATATTTCATTACAAACACTGAAAAGATGACAGCTGAGATTGAAAATCCTTGGATCTTACTTGTTGACAGCAAAATTAACTCACTCAAAGACCTGCTTCCTGTTTTAGAGCAAGTTCAAAAAACAAACCGTCCACTGCTCATCATCGCTGAAGATGTAGAGGGTGAAGCACTTTCAACATTGGTTGTCAACAAACTTCGCGGTGTTCTCAACATCTCTGCAGTAAAAGCGCCTGGATTTGGTGACAGACGTAAAGCGATGCTTCAAGACATAGCAATCCTTACAGGTGGAACTGTCATCTCTGAAGAGACAGGGCTTACACTTGAAGGTGCCAACATCGATATGCTTGGACAAGCTTCTCGCGTCGTTATCGACAAAGACAACACTGTCATCGTCGATGGTTCAGGAAGCAAAGAAGCTGTTGAAACACGTGTAAAAGAGATCAGAACACAGATGGAAGCGACAACAAGCGAGTATGATAAAGAGAAACTTCAAGAGCGTCTTGCAAAACTCAGCGGTGGTGTCGCAGTCATCAAAGTAGGTGCGGCGACTGAAACTGAGATGAAAGAGAAAAAAGACCGTGTAGATGATGCACTCTCAGCGACAAAAGCCGCTGTTGAAGAGGGAATCGTCATCGGTGGTGGTGCGGCTCTTGTTCGTGCAGCTGCAAAAGTAAGTCTCGATGATCTTGAAGGTGATCAAAAAATCGGTGCTGAGATTATCTTACGTGCTGTAAAAGCGCCTGTAAAACAGATTGCAAAAAATGCCGGTTATGATACAGGTGTCGTTGTTAATGCAATCGAAAATGCTGAAAGCGAAACAATCGGTTTCAATGCGGCAAACGGTGAGTATGTAGATATGTTCGAAGCAGGTATCATCGACCCGCTTAAAGTTGAACGTGTTGCACTTACAAATGCAACATCGGTATCTAGCTTACTCCTTACAACAGAAGCTGCTATCTTCGAACTTCCAAAAGAAGAAGCTGCCGCACCGGATATGGGAGCAGGAATGCCTCCACAGATGGGAATGCCGGGTATGATGTAA
- a CDS encoding sensor histidine kinase: MFRNLRINIIVFYVLTVTAFLSVLYYALEIIELKNHFLLLVVLLSLVVLSAVFISKLAVDPLQEYVRNLQSLSKETLHELNLPISTITTNTQMLQRNLKDEKNVKRAARIESACEMLQQRYNELDYIIKMQTKQEIKEHFSLDELVTKRVAFLQKIYPHIKFTLVLSKQELYLDKIGLSKVIDNLIDNGVKYSQDSKNIDITIEKNRLLIRDYGIGMNEVELLAIFDNYYQINSEMKGFGIGLNMVKRFCDENNIELIFDSVPDKGTTVQLKFKQEQ; encoded by the coding sequence TTGTTTCGTAATCTTCGTATCAATATTATAGTCTTCTATGTCCTGACAGTAACCGCATTTTTGTCAGTACTCTATTATGCACTTGAGATAATAGAGCTGAAAAATCATTTTTTATTGTTGGTTGTTCTGCTTTCATTAGTAGTGCTTTCAGCTGTTTTTATTTCCAAACTCGCTGTCGATCCACTGCAGGAGTATGTCAGAAACCTGCAGTCACTTTCAAAAGAGACCCTTCACGAACTCAATCTTCCTATCAGTACCATAACGACAAATACACAAATGCTGCAGAGAAATCTTAAAGATGAAAAAAATGTCAAACGTGCAGCACGCATAGAGAGTGCCTGCGAGATGCTGCAGCAGCGTTACAACGAGCTTGATTATATCATCAAGATGCAGACAAAGCAGGAGATAAAGGAACACTTTTCTCTTGATGAACTTGTTACCAAAAGAGTCGCTTTTTTACAAAAGATATACCCACATATAAAGTTCACTTTGGTATTATCCAAACAGGAACTTTATCTCGATAAAATAGGACTAAGCAAAGTTATTGACAACCTCATTGATAATGGGGTAAAATACTCTCAAGATTCCAAAAACATAGATATTACAATAGAAAAAAACAGACTGCTTATTCGTGATTACGGTATAGGTATGAATGAAGTAGAACTTTTGGCAATTTTTGACAACTATTACCAGATAAACAGTGAAATGAAGGGCTTTGGCATCGGTTTGAACATGGTCAAACGGTTTTGTGATGAAAACAATATAGAGCTTATCTTTGATTCGGTACCAGATAAAGGTACGACAGTACAATTAAAATTTAAACAGGAACAATAA
- a CDS encoding response regulator transcription factor codes for MSIKILLLEDDLLFGETIVDLLEDEGYEVSHSPNGQDALDATFANRFDLYLLDINVPLIDGLSLLKELRRADDMTPAIFLTSRKDKESLEEGFLNGGDDYITKPFEMNEMLLRVKAVLRRTHKETSNCIGDFCYDEVHKTIRYKQEILSLSQKEYELLLLFIKHHDETLPKELILDELWSSAEGGSDGALRVYVNRLKHMLPDICIENVRGIGYKLVS; via the coding sequence GTGTCGATTAAAATACTCCTGCTCGAAGATGATCTGCTCTTTGGTGAGACGATCGTCGATCTTCTTGAGGATGAAGGCTATGAAGTTAGTCATTCTCCAAATGGTCAAGACGCGCTTGACGCAACATTTGCAAATAGATTTGATCTCTACCTTTTAGATATCAATGTTCCTCTTATCGATGGACTCTCTCTGCTCAAAGAACTTCGCAGAGCGGATGATATGACGCCTGCTATCTTTTTAACCTCACGCAAGGACAAAGAGAGTCTGGAAGAGGGCTTTTTAAACGGCGGGGACGATTACATCACAAAACCTTTTGAAATGAATGAGATGCTCTTGCGTGTAAAAGCGGTGTTGCGTCGCACTCATAAAGAAACAAGTAACTGCATCGGTGATTTTTGTTACGATGAGGTTCATAAGACCATTCGCTACAAGCAAGAGATATTGAGTCTATCGCAAAAAGAGTATGAACTTCTGCTGCTGTTTATAAAGCATCACGATGAAACACTGCCAAAGGAGCTTATACTCGATGAACTCTGGAGCAGTGCAGAAGGCGGCAGCGATGGTGCTTTAAGAGTCTATGTCAATCGTCTTAAACATATGCTGCCGGATATATGCATTGAAAATGTTCGCGGCATAGGGTATAAACTTGTTTCGTAA
- a CDS encoding phosphomannomutase/phosphoglucomutase, producing the protein MSIYREYDIRGIYEKELNEASVTKIGYALASKIDGDYVAVGYDARSHSPILFEYLVVGLNAGGKKVLDMGLVPTPVNYFTNYQEWDGITPSASVMITGSHNPSEYNGFKITVDRAPFFGEEIYALGRECEAMELPKKVEHQVKQIDAKSRYIGFIVDAFSHLKGMKTKIVYDCGNGVAGVVLPEIFERLELNTKGLYIEPDGTFPNHHPDPSVEKNLADVKALLEKEGDIAFAYDGDADRIAVLTHKNNIKGDMMALLYSMKMNKPTVVGEVKCSQVMYDELKRRGANAVMYKTGHSNLKVKMKEIDADLACEVSGHVFFKNRYFGYDDAIYATFRMLELIDDGIDLDVELAKLPQVFSTEEIKVETTEAEKFQLMDRIKELLQNPPADFPTIKDIIDVDGVRINFEKGWGLVRASNTTPVLVTRFESTEEVEAKHYEDALNRLILEAKNSL; encoded by the coding sequence TTGAGCATCTACAGAGAGTATGACATACGCGGTATTTATGAAAAAGAGTTAAATGAAGCAAGTGTGACCAAGATCGGCTATGCTTTGGCTTCGAAAATAGATGGAGATTATGTTGCAGTCGGTTACGATGCGCGTTCTCACTCTCCGATTCTTTTTGAGTATCTTGTCGTAGGGCTCAATGCCGGCGGGAAAAAAGTACTCGATATGGGACTCGTGCCTACACCTGTGAACTACTTTACGAACTATCAGGAGTGGGATGGCATTACGCCTTCGGCTTCGGTGATGATAACTGGCTCTCATAACCCAAGCGAGTACAACGGTTTTAAGATTACAGTAGATAGAGCACCTTTTTTCGGTGAAGAGATCTACGCACTCGGACGTGAGTGTGAAGCGATGGAGTTGCCGAAAAAAGTAGAGCATCAGGTCAAGCAGATAGATGCAAAAAGCCGCTATATAGGCTTTATAGTTGATGCCTTTTCACATCTCAAAGGTATGAAGACCAAGATAGTCTATGATTGTGGAAACGGTGTCGCAGGTGTTGTACTGCCGGAGATATTTGAAAGACTTGAGCTTAATACAAAAGGACTCTATATTGAGCCAGACGGAACTTTTCCAAACCACCATCCAGACCCTTCAGTAGAAAAAAACCTCGCAGATGTCAAAGCGCTGCTTGAAAAAGAGGGTGATATTGCTTTTGCCTATGATGGAGATGCGGACAGAATTGCCGTGCTCACGCACAAGAACAATATCAAAGGCGATATGATGGCACTTCTTTACAGTATGAAGATGAATAAACCGACAGTTGTCGGGGAAGTAAAATGTTCGCAAGTAATGTATGATGAGTTAAAACGTCGCGGTGCAAATGCTGTTATGTACAAGACAGGGCACTCTAACTTAAAAGTGAAGATGAAAGAGATAGATGCCGACTTGGCATGTGAAGTCAGCGGGCATGTCTTTTTCAAAAACCGTTATTTTGGTTATGATGATGCCATATATGCGACATTCAGAATGTTGGAACTTATTGATGACGGCATCGATCTCGATGTAGAACTTGCCAAACTGCCGCAAGTCTTTTCAACGGAAGAGATCAAAGTGGAGACGACAGAGGCTGAAAAATTTCAACTTATGGATAGAATCAAAGAGTTGCTGCAAAACCCGCCGGCGGATTTTCCGACTATCAAAGATATCATTGATGTTGACGGTGTAAGAATCAATTTTGAAAAAGGATGGGGACTTGTACGCGCGTCAAATACAACACCTGTCCTTGTTACCCGTTTTGAATCTACTGAAGAAGTAGAAGCGAAACATTATGAAGATGCTCTCAATAGACTCATTTTAGAAGCAAAAAATAGCTTATAA
- the exbB gene encoding TonB-system energizer ExbB → MQATSSMISYAETALDWGVMGTLGLMSVVTLWLFIERMMFFKSVRIEDYKHRDDLEMDLTDNIGIISMIGSNAPYIGLLGTVVGIMITFYSLGDIGTVDAKKIMMGLALALKATATGLVVAMPAIVAYTIVLRKVERILAKFDVAHEEV, encoded by the coding sequence ATGCAAGCAACAAGTTCGATGATATCGTATGCAGAAACAGCACTCGACTGGGGTGTAATGGGAACACTCGGTTTGATGAGTGTTGTAACCCTTTGGCTTTTTATAGAGAGAATGATGTTTTTCAAAAGTGTTCGTATAGAAGACTATAAACACAGAGATGACCTTGAAATGGACCTTACGGACAATATCGGCATCATTAGTATGATAGGGTCAAATGCTCCTTATATTGGACTGCTTGGAACGGTTGTGGGTATCATGATAACTTTTTACTCATTAGGTGATATCGGGACTGTGGATGCAAAGAAGATCATGATGGGATTGGCTCTGGCACTTAAAGCCACTGCGACAGGGTTGGTCGTTGCTATGCCGGCGATCGTTGCTTATACGATCGTTCTTAGAAAGGTCGAGCGTATTCTTGCAAAATTTGATGTAGCCCATGAAGAAGTATAG
- the exbD gene encoding TonB system transport protein ExbD gives MAKCKKSFKRFDQINVIPFIDIMLVLLVMVLTTATFIKQGVIPVDLPEAKATQKEETKKEVTVYVNAKGEMFFEKEKVNLTQLEQKLSGVSKKQTVVLRSDKESKFQDFVSVMDILKRLGHEQLYIVTKE, from the coding sequence ATGGCAAAATGTAAAAAAAGTTTCAAGCGTTTCGATCAGATAAATGTTATTCCGTTTATCGATATCATGCTTGTTCTTTTGGTTATGGTCTTAACGACAGCGACATTCATTAAGCAGGGTGTTATACCTGTGGATCTTCCAGAGGCAAAAGCAACGCAAAAAGAAGAGACAAAAAAAGAAGTGACGGTCTATGTCAATGCAAAAGGGGAGATGTTCTTTGAAAAAGAGAAAGTAAACCTCACGCAATTGGAGCAGAAGCTTTCAGGTGTTTCAAAAAAGCAGACAGTTGTCCTTCGTAGTGACAAAGAGTCAAAATTTCAAGACTTTGTCTCTGTTATGGATATCTTAAAACGACTCGGACACGAACAGCTCTATATCGTTACAAAAGAGTAA
- the pyrC gene encoding dihydroorotase: MKTHTLLMPLDMHLHLRDGVMLENIAPLTAYSFSGALVMPNLVPPVESKEDVIAYKERIMAAVPNDYFEPYMTLFYKNYDKKFLADVAEEITAIKLYPAGITTNSEGGVSSFDIEEMRPTLEAMSQLGIPLCVHGETDGFVMDREAEFMSIYELLAKNFPELKIVMEHITTKAAVDMLDKYPNLYATITVHHLLLTLDDVVGGMMQPHLFCKPIAKRPEDLDALLSVALEAHPKVMFGSDSAPHPRSKKESCGCAAGVFTAPIALQLLCEIFEQFDKLDNLQAFVSDNAQSIYGICPEFKEVTLEKRPFVVPESYSNVVPMYAGETINWAIESVD, from the coding sequence ATGAAAACGCATACTCTTTTAATGCCGCTTGATATGCACCTGCACCTGCGTGACGGTGTTATGCTTGAAAATATAGCACCGCTTACCGCCTACTCTTTCAGCGGTGCGCTCGTCATGCCAAATCTCGTTCCGCCAGTTGAGAGCAAAGAGGATGTCATCGCTTATAAAGAGCGTATTATGGCTGCTGTGCCAAATGACTACTTTGAACCGTACATGACACTTTTTTACAAAAACTATGACAAAAAATTTCTTGCAGATGTCGCAGAAGAGATCACGGCGATCAAACTCTATCCTGCCGGCATTACAACAAACTCTGAAGGGGGCGTTAGCTCGTTTGACATTGAAGAGATGAGACCGACTTTGGAGGCGATGAGCCAGCTTGGTATTCCTTTGTGTGTTCATGGTGAAACAGATGGTTTTGTGATGGATAGAGAAGCTGAGTTTATGAGTATCTATGAACTTTTGGCGAAAAACTTCCCTGAGCTGAAGATCGTTATGGAACACATCACGACAAAAGCGGCTGTCGATATGCTTGATAAGTATCCAAACCTTTATGCGACGATTACGGTGCATCACCTGCTTTTGACACTTGATGATGTTGTTGGCGGTATGATGCAGCCTCATCTTTTCTGTAAGCCGATCGCGAAACGTCCTGAAGATTTGGATGCACTTTTAAGTGTTGCTCTTGAAGCACATCCGAAAGTGATGTTCGGAAGTGACTCTGCACCGCATCCAAGAAGCAAAAAAGAGTCATGTGGCTGTGCTGCCGGTGTCTTTACTGCACCTATTGCATTGCAGCTTCTGTGTGAGATATTTGAGCAGTTTGATAAACTTGACAACTTACAGGCGTTTGTCAGTGACAATGCGCAGAGTATCTATGGTATCTGCCCTGAATTCAAAGAAGTGACTCTTGAAAAACGTCCGTTTGTCGTTCCTGAGAGCTACTCAAATGTTGTACCTATGTATGCGGGTGAGACTATTAACTGGGCTATTGAGAGTGTCGATTAA